A window of the Dyadobacter pollutisoli genome harbors these coding sequences:
- a CDS encoding transposase codes for MRKSPCPPCVLKESCTPKSLFKRIFMTAYEDCYHRAYERQLSRRGKRMKQVRQSTVEPFFGSLVHHYGLSKINVLGKAAAHQVMLMAATCFNLKKYLKTFKRKLANSAAMDTMAHLTGALFTPLIAFTPNF; via the coding sequence CTGCGTAAGTCTCCCTGTCCCCCCTGTGTTCTAAAAGAATCCTGTACGCCTAAGTCCCTTTTTAAAAGGATTTTTATGACAGCTTATGAAGATTGTTACCATAGAGCTTATGAAAGACAACTAAGCAGGCGCGGGAAACGGATGAAACAAGTACGGCAAAGTACGGTAGAGCCGTTTTTTGGAAGTCTGGTCCATCATTACGGATTAAGTAAAATTAATGTTCTGGGAAAAGCTGCAGCACATCAGGTGATGCTGATGGCAGCAACCTGCTTCAACCTCAAAAAGTACCTCAAAACATTTAAAAGGAAATTGGCAAATAGTGCAGCAATGGATACCATGGCACACTTAACCGGCGCATTGTTTACACCCTTGATTGCTTTTACGCCCAATTTTTAG
- a CDS encoding RagB/SusD family nutrient uptake outer membrane protein encodes MKLKNIYLASLIAGSLWSCSQDFTDLNPVTQRNVNGFYLTAGDMNTAINAAYKTLQMTGTYNQSYWIMQEMRSDNTDQGPDGTGLGAELTVIDNFSEIATSEMITAAYTDSYLGIARCNIVLDRIEPIDMDAAVKERIKGEALFLRSLFYYNLAVLFGNIPMPLSEAKSVAEGSSLPQVPASEVYKQLITDLTTAEAALPIKHAAADRGRATKGAAATLLGKVMLTAGDKAGAATVLKRIVDGYGYSLLADYGSLWGLTNKNNAESIFEVQFKGGGTGTGNSFTNAFSPLLRQTTGAYKNRPTVNMMNAYEPGDDRFLKSMDSSFVNSSGVLITSSRNDTRFINKFGKENAFNENDASYNFVVLRYADVLLMLAEALGESAESYEYINLVRTRAKLAPISAATVGTFEEKLLHERRVELAFENHRWADLLRFGKAAEVMTAQGKTARLLYLIPQRELDINSSFKQN; translated from the coding sequence ATGAAATTAAAAAACATCTATTTGGCGTCTTTGATCGCAGGAAGCCTGTGGTCATGCAGCCAGGATTTTACAGACCTGAACCCGGTGACCCAGCGGAATGTGAACGGTTTTTACCTCACGGCGGGTGATATGAACACAGCCATTAATGCGGCTTACAAAACCTTACAGATGACAGGGACTTATAACCAGAGTTACTGGATCATGCAGGAAATGCGCTCGGATAATACCGACCAGGGACCGGACGGCACCGGGCTGGGTGCCGAGCTGACCGTAATCGACAATTTCTCAGAAATAGCCACCAGCGAAATGATCACAGCCGCCTACACGGATTCCTATCTGGGTATTGCCCGCTGCAATATTGTCCTGGACCGGATTGAGCCGATTGATATGGATGCGGCTGTCAAGGAGCGGATCAAGGGAGAAGCGTTGTTTCTCAGGTCGTTGTTTTATTATAATCTGGCGGTTTTGTTCGGCAACATTCCGATGCCACTTTCCGAAGCAAAATCGGTGGCGGAAGGCAGCTCACTGCCCCAGGTGCCTGCTTCGGAAGTGTATAAACAACTCATTACCGACCTCACGACCGCAGAAGCGGCTTTGCCGATCAAGCATGCCGCAGCGGACCGGGGCCGCGCCACCAAAGGCGCAGCCGCTACATTGCTGGGAAAAGTAATGCTGACTGCCGGAGACAAAGCAGGAGCGGCAACGGTTTTGAAACGAATTGTTGACGGATACGGGTACTCATTACTGGCAGATTATGGCAGTCTTTGGGGGTTAACCAATAAAAACAATGCGGAATCTATTTTCGAAGTACAGTTCAAAGGAGGTGGGACCGGCACTGGAAATTCATTTACCAATGCTTTTTCTCCTTTGCTAAGACAAACTACTGGTGCCTATAAAAACCGCCCTACCGTGAATATGATGAATGCTTACGAGCCTGGGGATGACCGTTTTCTTAAATCAATGGATTCCAGTTTCGTCAACAGCTCCGGTGTGCTGATCACCAGCTCACGGAACGATACGCGGTTTATCAACAAATTCGGCAAGGAAAATGCATTCAACGAAAACGACGCATCCTATAATTTCGTAGTGTTGCGCTATGCCGATGTCTTGCTGATGCTGGCGGAGGCACTGGGTGAATCTGCGGAGTCTTATGAATACATTAACCTTGTGAGGACCAGGGCAAAACTGGCACCGATCAGCGCAGCCACAGTGGGTACTTTTGAGGAAAAACTGTTACACGAACGCAGGGTTGAGCTGGCTTTCGAGAACCATCGCTGGGCAGACCTGCTGCGGTTTGGCAAAGCAGCGGAAGTGATGACCGCGCAGGGTAAAACAGCGCGGCTGCTTTACCTGATCCCGCAGCGGGAGCTCGATATCAATTCATCCTTTAAGCAAAATTAA
- a CDS encoding LytR/AlgR family response regulator transcription factor, producing the protein MIRAIIIDDEPNAVGLLALRLAQHCPQVEVVASCTNSRQGIQAILDHHADLVFLDIEMPQLNGFQVLEAVAGVSFSLAFVTAYDEFALKAFRYSAVDYLLKPIDTQELIQAVARVEKRRETLPEQLEHLKQQLNSPVKTFPDRIALPYQNGVAFVEMKDIIYCEANHNYTKFYLQDGRYHLAAKSLRDIQELLEERDFLRVHRQFLINLGHIRKFVKGEGSYVVMSNQQTIPVSRMQKERLMERFGWL; encoded by the coding sequence ATGATCCGTGCCATCATCATTGACGACGAACCCAATGCAGTAGGTTTATTGGCCCTTCGTCTGGCACAGCATTGCCCGCAGGTAGAAGTGGTAGCTTCCTGCACCAATAGCCGCCAAGGTATCCAGGCCATACTTGACCATCATGCAGATCTGGTTTTCCTCGATATAGAAATGCCGCAGCTGAATGGTTTTCAGGTCCTGGAAGCCGTGGCGGGCGTTTCGTTTTCCCTCGCATTTGTAACGGCCTATGACGAGTTTGCATTGAAAGCCTTCCGGTACAGCGCCGTGGATTATCTTCTGAAACCAATTGACACACAAGAATTGATACAAGCTGTTGCACGGGTCGAAAAACGTCGAGAAACCCTGCCTGAACAATTGGAACATCTTAAACAACAGCTAAATAGTCCGGTTAAGACCTTTCCGGACCGCATCGCACTACCCTATCAAAATGGAGTTGCGTTTGTTGAGATGAAAGACATTATCTACTGTGAAGCAAACCATAACTATACCAAGTTTTATTTACAGGACGGACGTTACCATTTAGCCGCAAAGTCCCTGCGTGATATACAGGAGCTCCTGGAAGAACGCGACTTTTTAAGGGTACACCGGCAGTTTCTGATTAACCTTGGTCATATCAGGAAATTTGTCAAAGGGGAAGGATCTTATGTGGTCATGTCTAACCAGCAAACGATCCCTGTTTCCCGCATGCAGAAAGAACGGCTCATGGAGCGGTTTGGCTGGCTGTAA
- a CDS encoding PIG-L family deacetylase: protein MMRFNLKNAVAYLCLAGVMYAPQLMAQAPAKPSAAKILHDMRKLNVLGNVLYMAAHPDDENTTFIAYMANERQFNTSYLSLTRGDGGQNLIGPEIREQLGMIRTQELLQARRMDGGRQYFSRANDFGFSKNPEEVFTIWERENLLADAVWVIRNVKPDVIVTRFPPDSRAGHGHHSASSILAEEAFDAAADPKRFPEQLKFVETWQAKRLMWNISMWGIRNKEEFIKNAKSYLQLDVGGYNALLGKSYGEISAESRSMHKSQGFGSIGTRGVSVEYLQHTKGTKAQMELFEGINTTWTRVKGGEKIQQLVTALLAGYKPADPSASVTMLLEINAELTKLPEGFWKTTKLKEVNELIKNTLGLYLEATASDFAFTPGETMHVSVEAINRSSANVVLQKVAFPFESGDTTLSAPLKNNNDLDFAFKTKIPAKIPISQPYWLRKPIGYKGLFSVEDQQKIGRGENPPAAMVAFDILIDGQKLHYETPVVFKKKDPVVGEVYQPLVVTPPVFANISQDVYMFESQQAKKVLVAIKAGKDECKGKVHLDLPAGWKSVPEHVPFALKLKGAEQMVEFALYPPAESQETEITAVVEVEGKTYDHSFGMISYGHIPAQVFFPKATARTIKLDLIKKGNNIGYLMGAGDLIPVSLRQIGYQVTILEDKDITPEKLRQFDAIVAGVRVYNTNERMKHYQSVLMDYVKNGGNFIIQYNTDMDLVMKDIGPYPFTLTRDRITVEGSEVRFLKPESPVLNVPNKITPADFKNWVQERGLYFPQKWSPEYEAVISSNDPDSPALDGGILVAKYGKGNYVYTSLSWFRELPAGVPGAYRVFVNLLSLGK, encoded by the coding sequence ATGATGCGCTTTAACCTCAAAAACGCGGTGGCATACCTGTGCCTGGCCGGCGTCATGTACGCACCGCAACTGATGGCCCAGGCTCCGGCAAAACCTTCAGCAGCAAAGATCCTTCACGATATGCGAAAGCTGAATGTGCTGGGCAATGTACTTTACATGGCCGCACACCCAGATGACGAAAATACTACTTTTATCGCCTATATGGCCAATGAAAGGCAGTTTAACACCAGTTACCTTTCCCTTACACGCGGCGATGGCGGGCAAAACCTGATCGGACCGGAGATCCGCGAGCAGCTCGGGATGATCCGCACCCAGGAGCTTTTGCAGGCCAGGCGTATGGATGGAGGCAGGCAGTATTTTTCGCGGGCCAATGATTTTGGTTTTTCCAAAAACCCCGAAGAAGTGTTTACGATCTGGGAAAGAGAAAACCTGCTGGCTGACGCGGTTTGGGTGATCCGCAATGTGAAGCCTGATGTGATCGTAACGCGGTTCCCGCCCGATTCACGCGCCGGGCACGGGCATCACAGCGCATCGTCGATTTTAGCCGAAGAAGCATTTGACGCCGCCGCAGACCCGAAACGTTTCCCCGAACAGCTGAAATTTGTAGAAACCTGGCAGGCTAAAAGGCTGATGTGGAATATCAGCATGTGGGGGATCAGGAATAAGGAGGAGTTTATAAAAAATGCAAAAAGCTATTTACAGTTGGATGTTGGTGGCTATAATGCATTGCTGGGCAAGTCTTATGGTGAAATTTCCGCAGAGAGCAGAAGTATGCATAAAAGTCAGGGATTTGGCTCGATAGGTACCCGAGGGGTGTCTGTGGAATATTTGCAGCATACCAAAGGCACCAAGGCGCAAATGGAACTTTTTGAGGGCATTAACACCACCTGGACAAGGGTGAAAGGCGGTGAAAAAATACAGCAGCTGGTGACCGCGCTACTTGCAGGTTACAAACCAGCGGATCCATCAGCGAGTGTTACTATGCTACTGGAAATCAATGCAGAACTAACCAAATTACCCGAAGGTTTTTGGAAAACGACGAAATTAAAAGAGGTGAACGAGCTCATTAAAAACACACTCGGGCTGTACCTGGAAGCTACTGCTTCTGATTTTGCATTCACGCCGGGCGAAACGATGCATGTCTCCGTGGAAGCGATCAACCGTTCATCGGCGAATGTGGTTTTGCAGAAAGTGGCATTCCCGTTTGAATCGGGTGACACGACACTCTCGGCACCTTTGAAAAATAATAACGATCTGGATTTTGCATTTAAAACTAAAATTCCGGCAAAAATACCGATTTCCCAACCTTACTGGCTACGAAAACCGATTGGCTATAAAGGGCTTTTTTCAGTGGAAGACCAGCAGAAAATCGGCCGCGGCGAAAACCCGCCGGCTGCGATGGTGGCATTTGATATACTGATCGACGGTCAGAAACTACATTATGAAACGCCTGTGGTGTTCAAGAAAAAGGATCCCGTCGTCGGGGAGGTATATCAGCCTCTGGTGGTGACGCCGCCGGTTTTTGCCAATATTTCGCAGGATGTGTACATGTTTGAAAGCCAGCAAGCCAAAAAAGTACTGGTCGCAATCAAAGCCGGGAAAGACGAATGCAAGGGAAAAGTACATCTTGACCTGCCTGCGGGCTGGAAATCAGTTCCTGAGCATGTACCTTTTGCCCTGAAACTGAAAGGCGCGGAGCAAATGGTGGAATTTGCGCTTTACCCGCCCGCCGAATCCCAGGAAACGGAAATTACTGCGGTGGTAGAAGTGGAGGGAAAAACGTATGACCATAGCTTTGGTATGATCAGTTACGGCCACATTCCCGCTCAGGTCTTTTTTCCAAAAGCGACGGCCAGGACAATCAAGCTGGACCTGATCAAAAAAGGCAACAACATTGGCTATCTGATGGGGGCCGGCGACCTGATCCCCGTCAGCCTGCGACAGATCGGGTACCAGGTGACGATACTCGAAGACAAAGATATTACCCCCGAAAAGCTTCGTCAATTTGATGCGATCGTGGCTGGTGTGCGGGTTTACAATACCAATGAGCGGATGAAGCATTACCAGTCGGTATTAATGGATTATGTCAAAAACGGCGGCAACTTTATCATTCAATATAATACCGATATGGATCTGGTGATGAAGGATATCGGACCATACCCATTTACACTAACCCGTGATCGAATCACCGTAGAAGGTTCGGAAGTGCGTTTTCTGAAACCTGAAAGCCCGGTTTTGAATGTACCCAACAAGATTACCCCGGCCGATTTTAAGAACTGGGTACAGGAGCGCGGCCTGTATTTCCCTCAGAAATGGTCACCCGAATATGAGGCCGTTATCTCATCCAATGATCCCGACAGCCCGGCTTTGGATGGTGGGATCCTGGTCGCCAAGTATGGGAAAGGAAATTATGTGTATACCAGCCTGTCGTGGTTCCGGGAGCTGCCCGCCGGTGTTCCGGGGGCTTACCGGGTGTTTGTCAATTTGCTGTCCCTGGGAAAGTAG
- a CDS encoding sensor histidine kinase, whose product MSRHAIQLLALLLIACNIGFAQLPNISFDHITDRDGLPSRTVECALEDTSGFMWFGTRKSLSRYDGYTFQRVGNKWVHGLAMDRAGTVYYSSGSERLVRVDALSRKERSIAGPAEGGAFNTFVDSFGNVWFSDRDNINRYDPANGKTYVYRMKKTTYIYHKGSFAEDSHRNVWVLGMEVGLFQFDRKANRLVCKIGLDCPIKNEKYQFQMHRGFIDKQDKLWVAIGQGILKYDIKTGQIKIYKRPNFSLLTVCEGTDEEGKRIFWVGSESGLGVFRPETEQFHFFKNLIPQQYTVYNIVLSPRSGILWVCTSEGLLKYNPHNQFIKTNHIAAGQQPVNAILNDKSDPTGQTFWMAVAYQGLYKWNLATNQITHYKFPQYSELSEAKWLIQDKNNILWVGCNQWQSWQDGKGDASDNRFEGIFRFDPVAEKYLPMPFTLHHAFFSVPFYSLGIIDSKERFWLINHYESIHVFDPKNNREINLWSKEAHAEIFANGNWVMDVFEDSRSHIWLTTYQGIFHFDEPTRTFRKTKTGTGLLKMTEGPDGNLWVVGWAGLIKLNKEGEILKTWSDKDGLYDLECHRVFVDIHNRVWIGTFDGLHLFDEKSNTFRRFTVNDGLLSNNTMMGLCPTGDDKLLVGNVGGWNVLDMAALDRSQVAYNTHLTNVRVNNKDRMANWSKHVSLGPHENAVSFNFSALNYRKPNDNHYAYYLEGFEKNWIDAGQDHQAFYTNLAAGDYVFHARSAGVNAGQELQVPFVIKPAFYETRWFRLLMLLTVLGLVGYIYQNQLSYQTIKAKLELEELTLLQKEAKYNEEVAAYQLKLSETEMASLRSQMNPHFIFNCLNSIQFFTAQNDAEKASDYLTKFSRLIRLVLENSKSEQVSLENELETLRLYIEMEAMRFPGKLHYKIQMDEGIDAGLTQIPPLLLQPFVENAIWHGLMQKEAGGTVRIALTQPGPDLLRVEITDDGIGRQKASDYKSKSATKSKSYGIKITADRIELINQLFQVQTSVQIMDLTDQQGLPAGTKVVLSIPV is encoded by the coding sequence ATGAGCAGACACGCTATCCAGCTGCTGGCTTTGCTACTGATCGCCTGTAACATAGGCTTTGCGCAGCTCCCTAATATTTCGTTTGACCATATCACCGACCGCGACGGGCTTCCAAGCCGAACGGTAGAGTGCGCCCTCGAGGATACCAGCGGCTTTATGTGGTTTGGCACACGAAAGTCCCTCAGCCGGTACGACGGCTACACATTTCAGCGTGTGGGAAACAAATGGGTGCATGGTTTGGCAATGGACCGCGCCGGTACTGTCTATTACTCCTCTGGCTCGGAAAGGCTGGTCAGGGTAGACGCCCTTTCCAGGAAAGAAAGAAGCATTGCTGGACCAGCGGAAGGAGGCGCCTTTAATACGTTTGTTGATTCCTTTGGGAACGTATGGTTTTCTGACCGGGACAATATCAACCGATACGACCCCGCCAATGGTAAAACGTATGTTTACCGTATGAAAAAAACCACCTATATCTACCATAAAGGCAGCTTTGCCGAGGACAGCCATCGTAACGTCTGGGTGTTGGGCATGGAGGTGGGCTTATTTCAGTTTGACAGAAAAGCCAACAGGCTTGTTTGCAAAATTGGGTTGGACTGCCCCATAAAAAATGAAAAGTACCAGTTTCAAATGCACCGGGGCTTTATTGACAAGCAAGACAAACTTTGGGTAGCCATAGGCCAGGGGATCCTGAAGTACGATATAAAAACCGGACAAATAAAAATTTACAAGCGCCCTAACTTCTCTTTACTGACGGTTTGTGAAGGGACGGACGAGGAGGGGAAACGAATTTTCTGGGTAGGTTCCGAATCCGGGCTGGGCGTTTTTCGGCCGGAAACAGAGCAGTTTCACTTTTTCAAGAATCTTATCCCTCAGCAATATACGGTCTATAACATTGTCCTTAGCCCCAGAAGTGGCATCCTTTGGGTTTGTACCTCGGAAGGTCTTCTGAAATACAATCCTCACAACCAGTTTATCAAAACTAACCACATTGCTGCCGGCCAGCAACCTGTAAATGCCATCCTGAACGATAAGTCAGATCCGACTGGACAAACCTTCTGGATGGCGGTTGCCTATCAGGGGCTCTACAAATGGAACCTGGCAACAAATCAGATAACACACTATAAATTCCCTCAGTATAGCGAATTGTCAGAAGCTAAATGGCTGATACAGGATAAAAATAACATACTATGGGTGGGTTGCAACCAGTGGCAAAGCTGGCAGGATGGCAAAGGTGACGCATCAGATAACCGTTTCGAGGGTATTTTTCGATTTGATCCTGTTGCAGAAAAATATCTTCCCATGCCTTTCACACTTCATCATGCTTTTTTTTCAGTTCCTTTTTACTCGTTGGGGATCATTGACTCAAAGGAGCGGTTTTGGCTTATTAACCACTACGAAAGCATCCACGTGTTCGACCCCAAAAACAACAGGGAAATTAACCTGTGGTCAAAGGAAGCCCATGCCGAAATTTTTGCCAATGGGAACTGGGTGATGGATGTATTTGAAGACAGCCGGTCACACATCTGGCTGACGACCTATCAGGGGATTTTCCATTTCGACGAACCAACCCGTACCTTCCGGAAAACAAAAACCGGGACGGGCCTTTTAAAAATGACCGAAGGGCCCGACGGGAATCTTTGGGTCGTGGGCTGGGCCGGGCTGATCAAACTAAATAAGGAAGGGGAGATTTTAAAAACCTGGTCTGATAAAGACGGGCTTTATGATCTGGAATGCCATCGCGTGTTTGTTGATATCCATAACCGTGTCTGGATTGGTACCTTTGATGGGTTGCATCTTTTCGACGAGAAAAGTAATACCTTCCGTAGGTTTACCGTCAACGATGGCCTCTTGTCCAACAATACCATGATGGGTTTGTGCCCTACCGGGGACGACAAACTTCTGGTGGGCAATGTAGGCGGCTGGAACGTGCTCGATATGGCTGCACTCGACCGTTCACAGGTTGCCTACAATACCCACCTAACCAACGTACGTGTCAATAATAAGGATAGAATGGCCAATTGGTCTAAGCATGTTTCCCTAGGGCCCCATGAAAATGCAGTCAGTTTCAATTTCTCGGCCCTGAATTACCGCAAGCCCAATGATAACCATTATGCCTATTATCTGGAAGGGTTCGAAAAAAACTGGATTGATGCCGGTCAGGATCACCAGGCATTTTATACCAATCTGGCGGCGGGGGATTATGTTTTTCATGCACGGTCTGCCGGGGTAAATGCCGGGCAGGAGTTACAGGTTCCCTTTGTTATTAAACCTGCATTTTATGAAACCAGGTGGTTCAGGTTATTGATGCTTCTGACGGTGCTTGGCCTGGTTGGCTATATATATCAAAATCAGTTGTCCTATCAAACCATAAAAGCAAAGCTGGAACTGGAAGAGCTTACGTTGCTGCAAAAAGAAGCAAAATACAATGAGGAAGTGGCGGCCTATCAGCTCAAACTTTCGGAAACGGAAATGGCATCTTTGCGTTCACAGATGAACCCGCATTTTATTTTTAATTGCCTAAATTCTATCCAGTTCTTTACCGCTCAAAACGATGCCGAGAAAGCCTCAGATTATCTGACCAAATTTTCACGGCTCATCCGGCTGGTACTGGAGAATTCCAAATCCGAACAGGTTTCTTTGGAAAATGAATTGGAAACCCTGCGCCTTTATATCGAAATGGAAGCCATGAGGTTCCCTGGGAAACTTCACTACAAGATTCAGATGGACGAGGGAATTGATGCCGGATTGACCCAGATCCCACCGTTACTATTGCAGCCGTTCGTAGAAAATGCAATATGGCACGGGCTAATGCAAAAAGAAGCCGGAGGGACTGTCCGGATCGCATTGACTCAGCCCGGGCCGGATTTGTTGCGTGTGGAGATAACCGACGATGGCATCGGACGTCAAAAAGCATCGGATTACAAAAGCAAATCGGCCACAAAAAGTAAATCTTATGGGATCAAAATCACCGCCGACCGTATTGAACTGATCAATCAACTTTTTCAGGTCCAAACCAGCGTACAGATCATGGATTTAACCGATCAGCAAGGCCTGCCCGCAGGGACGAAGGTTGTCCTGAGTATTCCAGTTTAG